The following coding sequences lie in one Treponema socranskii subsp. buccale genomic window:
- a CDS encoding M23 family metallopeptidase — translation MEIINYVGFEGSRTKPSVKLPFFFGERKNNISYALTHSPLTHSFAAAAVRPNFSLRSFLISLGRFSESVLSHWKAGVAVIAVFAFLSGAKATLSYAASHTGPLALKDSGKAELETLDKVMAAFVADASVSYTDSGDIVGSGKSRAELAALFKKPVSYQTYTVRSGDTLGGITKRFGLTNLSTLIDVNGITNARSLHEGQKLRIPSVDGLMYTVSKGNSLTGLSAKFNVPLEDLLDVNDLASQTLTVGQQLFIPGAKMDAAKLHEVLGDLFKIPITAAYRISSKFGWRPDPFTGVRSYHTGIDLACPEGTPIRAAMNGTVAFVGWSNVFGNYIIVNHPNGYQTLYGHMSASRVKKGQGVTQATVIGLVGSTGYSTGSHLHFTVYKNGRLVNPSSVLK, via the coding sequence ATGGAAATAATCAATTATGTCGGTTTTGAAGGAAGCCGGACGAAGCCGTCCGTAAAATTGCCGTTTTTTTTCGGAGAACGCAAAAACAATATCTCGTACGCTCTTACGCACTCCCCTCTAACGCATTCGTTTGCAGCCGCCGCCGTGCGCCCGAATTTTTCGCTGCGCTCGTTTTTGATTTCGCTCGGCCGCTTTTCCGAAAGCGTACTTTCGCATTGGAAAGCGGGAGTTGCAGTGATCGCCGTATTCGCTTTTCTTTCGGGCGCCAAAGCGACGCTTTCGTATGCGGCAAGCCACACCGGCCCGCTTGCGCTTAAAGACAGCGGAAAAGCGGAACTCGAAACGCTCGATAAAGTGATGGCGGCCTTTGTCGCCGATGCGTCCGTAAGTTATACCGACAGCGGCGATATCGTCGGAAGCGGAAAATCGCGCGCGGAACTCGCCGCATTGTTTAAAAAGCCCGTTTCGTATCAAACCTATACGGTCAGATCCGGCGATACGCTCGGCGGCATCACAAAGCGTTTCGGCTTAACGAACCTTTCGACGCTCATCGATGTGAACGGCATTACAAACGCGCGTTCTCTGCACGAAGGGCAAAAGCTCCGCATCCCGTCGGTCGACGGCCTTATGTATACGGTGTCGAAAGGCAATTCGCTTACAGGCCTTTCCGCAAAATTCAACGTGCCGCTTGAAGATCTCCTCGACGTAAACGACCTTGCAAGCCAAACCCTCACCGTCGGGCAGCAGTTGTTTATCCCCGGCGCGAAGATGGATGCGGCGAAACTGCACGAAGTGCTCGGCGATTTGTTTAAAATCCCGATTACTGCGGCATACCGCATTTCATCGAAATTCGGCTGGCGTCCCGATCCCTTTACCGGCGTGCGCTCATATCACACGGGAATCGATTTGGCCTGTCCCGAAGGCACTCCGATCCGCGCGGCGATGAACGGAACCGTCGCCTTTGTCGGCTGGTCGAACGTGTTCGGAAACTACATCATCGTAAATCACCCGAACGGGTATCAAACGCTCTACGGTCACATGTCCGCATCGCGCGTAAAAAAAGGACAGGGCGTAACGCAGGCGACGGTCATAGGGCTCGTCGGCTCGACCGGTTATTCGACGGGGTCGCATCTGCATTTTACCGTGTATAAAAACGGCCGGCTCGTCAATCCGTCTTCCGTGCTGAAGTAA
- the lepB gene encoding signal peptidase I — protein sequence MQKAEKKARHFIVPLLIGLCIGIVVKLFVIDFLHISGRSMEPAIKDGETVLVNKLAYGLVKPGSAGFFVSWAEPKAGDIVIYLHANRIVVKRCAAVAGAHLEYSSNSGYSLFVGDLKIELTKEQYELMRASSRVPDGYILALGDNYAESIDSRNYGFVSVKNVVGRIINK from the coding sequence ATGCAAAAAGCTGAAAAAAAAGCGCGGCATTTTATCGTTCCGCTGCTCATCGGTCTGTGTATCGGCATCGTCGTTAAACTCTTCGTCATCGATTTTTTGCATATTTCCGGACGCTCGATGGAACCCGCGATCAAAGACGGGGAAACGGTACTCGTCAACAAACTCGCCTACGGCCTCGTAAAGCCCGGAAGCGCGGGATTTTTCGTTTCGTGGGCGGAGCCGAAGGCGGGCGATATCGTAATCTACCTGCACGCGAACCGCATCGTCGTCAAGCGCTGTGCCGCCGTCGCAGGCGCGCATCTGGAATATTCGTCGAATTCGGGATATAGTCTTTTTGTGGGAGATTTGAAAATCGAGCTGACGAAAGAACAGTATGAATTGATGCGCGCTTCTTCCCGCGTACCGGACGGATACATCCTCGCCCTCGGCGACAACTATGCCGAATCGATCGATTCGAGGAACTACGGTTTCGTTTCCGTCAAAAACGTCGTCGGCAGGATTATTAATAAATGA
- a CDS encoding penicillin-binding protein yields MNDFFHTKRIIVLAVFVFIAAAYITLRYVRLALTPVAEITPRTPVMERGAIVDRSGKPLAVQTNFYHVGVTPKMVADAASFAKDVASILGMKESEVAAIIEKAKGAHFVYLKKKIGQTAYDELKQIIDTKGYTFVRCDRIPGRVYPENSLASQLVGYMGDDGNGLSGTEYSMQSVLAPSVSSDSAQIEPGKNVYLTIDANLQYKLEQIASNAMKNTQAESMMLVAAEAKTGEILSYISLPSVNLNEYGRATVEETIDRPAMTAYEPGSVFKIFTVAILYDAGLIHSGDSFFCNGMYERKTRSGETIRIKCLGTHGWVTPRDALRLSCNAALGQMSDRIDEDEFIEKIRALGFGKRTGIELPGETAGSVKDPNSRSWSARSKPTIAIGQEISVSALQMMYAATSIASGGIPVKLTTIKRITNKDGSTYYEHKAERGERTLSEATARYLLSCMETTATTGTGSRARLGDISIGVKTGTAQMADKSGGYSSTDFLSNCIAVFPIEDPEIILYIVIEKAKGETYAGRIVAPVIAEAADAIINHLGMSRGGAESLLHSGRIVIPAGKTLAVGSLLPDFTNMSKRDLLPLFDGGNFRVTIHGNGWVTSQTPPAGTPVTENMVIELNLE; encoded by the coding sequence ATGAACGATTTTTTTCACACGAAGCGGATCATAGTCCTTGCCGTTTTCGTTTTTATCGCCGCCGCCTATATTACGCTCCGCTATGTCCGCCTCGCGCTCACGCCTGTCGCCGAAATCACTCCGCGTACGCCCGTCATGGAACGCGGTGCGATTGTCGACCGTTCGGGAAAACCGCTTGCCGTGCAGACGAATTTTTATCACGTCGGCGTAACGCCGAAGATGGTCGCGGACGCCGCTTCATTTGCAAAAGACGTCGCATCGATTCTCGGTATGAAAGAAAGTGAGGTCGCGGCGATTATCGAAAAAGCAAAAGGTGCGCACTTCGTCTACCTTAAAAAAAAGATAGGGCAGACCGCATACGATGAACTCAAGCAGATTATCGATACGAAGGGTTACACCTTCGTGCGCTGCGACAGGATTCCCGGCCGCGTCTATCCGGAAAACTCCCTCGCATCCCAGCTTGTCGGTTATATGGGAGACGACGGAAACGGGCTTTCGGGTACCGAATATTCGATGCAGTCCGTGCTCGCCCCTTCCGTAAGCTCGGACTCCGCGCAGATAGAGCCGGGCAAAAACGTATATTTGACGATCGACGCGAATCTGCAGTACAAGCTCGAACAGATCGCTTCAAACGCGATGAAAAATACGCAGGCGGAAAGCATGATGCTCGTCGCGGCCGAAGCGAAGACGGGGGAAATTCTGTCGTACATCAGCCTGCCGTCGGTCAATTTAAACGAATACGGCAGAGCGACCGTCGAAGAGACGATAGACAGACCTGCGATGACGGCGTACGAGCCGGGTTCCGTTTTCAAAATATTTACGGTCGCGATCCTGTACGACGCGGGGCTCATACACAGCGGCGACAGCTTTTTTTGTAACGGCATGTACGAAAGAAAAACGCGCAGCGGAGAAACGATCCGCATCAAATGTCTCGGCACGCACGGATGGGTAACGCCGCGCGATGCGCTTCGTCTTTCGTGCAACGCCGCGCTCGGCCAAATGAGCGACCGCATCGATGAAGATGAGTTTATCGAAAAGATACGCGCGCTCGGATTCGGAAAGCGAACCGGCATAGAGCTTCCGGGCGAAACGGCGGGCTCGGTCAAAGATCCGAACTCCCGCTCGTGGTCGGCGCGCTCGAAACCGACGATCGCAATCGGGCAGGAGATAAGCGTGTCCGCGCTGCAGATGATGTATGCGGCAACATCCATCGCTTCGGGCGGCATTCCCGTAAAGCTTACGACGATCAAGCGGATTACGAATAAAGACGGATCGACGTATTACGAGCATAAAGCCGAACGAGGTGAGCGGACATTGAGCGAAGCGACGGCGCGTTATCTTTTGAGCTGCATGGAAACGACGGCGACGACGGGGACCGGCTCGCGTGCGAGGCTCGGCGATATATCCATCGGCGTAAAAACCGGAACCGCACAGATGGCGGACAAATCCGGCGGATACAGCAGTACCGATTTTTTATCGAACTGTATCGCGGTCTTTCCGATCGAAGATCCCGAAATTATCCTCTACATCGTTATCGAAAAGGCGAAGGGCGAAACCTATGCGGGGCGCATCGTCGCTCCGGTTATCGCCGAAGCCGCCGACGCGATCATCAATCACCTCGGCATGAGCCGCGGAGGCGCGGAATCGCTTTTGCATTCGGGACGCATCGTGATCCCCGCAGGCAAAACGCTCGCCGTCGGAAGCCTCCTTCCCGACTTTACGAATATGTCGAAGCGCGATCTTTTGCCGCTGTTCGACGGCGGAAACTTCCGCGTCACGATACACGGAAACGGCTGGGTCACAAGCCAAACGCCGCCGGCGGGAACGCCCGTCACGGAGAATATGGTCATTGAACTCAATCTGGAATAA
- a CDS encoding motility associated factor glycosyltransferase family protein → MNSIWNKNRAAFASRFPSLAKMFASEIARVDAVCTDTAERSSTFLSDRSASDTHDSSIPCGGLNNEPAAIGRPFPFWNIVSAKDGSVSAYEGGALLHSAYNPKREAEQAVANSDFDECRAAVFFGFGLGYAVEAYASRFPDRAIIIVEPDADRFFASLALIDWTAVFASKECIAALACPPHTVVAFIEKYGVSRCAFFSVPSQTSHASDYFDTLRTLVERNRRKDDINAATLERFAKRWLKNSCKNLNNYALRRGVSAYAGNARGIPFTIVAAGPSLESTLSYLPEIKKRSVVVCVDTALRACLRAGVEPDFIVIGDPQYYAYRHIAGLASKSSVLIAEIAVYPSVFSFPCRSFALSSSLFPIGKWFERRLGEKGDLGAGGSVASAAWNFAYAAGASEIYCCGLDFAFPGKKTHIRGSMFEEGTHETSVRTLPAETQNLPLLFSAGAEEACDYDEKPVPTDSRMKMFAWWFESRLASCPDAKTYTFARCGIAIPGIAPVDVCSFLEKPDITVQKEKFIKKSEASKKASPPDKARFEAALSEFLHEVASFRKTAEEGKRICENALADGGVRQTTLRALADIDTAILKSGVKDAVSLALQKGRCFAGLGESDDKTKDAFRKSLLRSHLVYEELERAASECEKYFQSFH, encoded by the coding sequence TTGAACTCAATCTGGAATAAAAACCGCGCCGCATTCGCATCCCGTTTTCCTTCCCTCGCAAAAATGTTCGCATCCGAAATCGCCCGAGTCGACGCGGTGTGTACCGACACGGCCGAGCGCAGCTCGACGTTTTTGTCGGACAGGTCCGCAAGCGATACGCACGACAGCTCAATTCCGTGCGGCGGTTTGAACAACGAGCCTGCGGCAATCGGCCGGCCCTTTCCGTTTTGGAATATCGTTTCGGCAAAAGACGGAAGCGTAAGCGCGTACGAAGGCGGCGCGCTGCTCCATTCGGCGTACAATCCGAAACGGGAAGCCGAACAGGCGGTTGCAAACTCCGATTTCGACGAATGCCGCGCCGCCGTGTTTTTCGGCTTCGGGCTCGGCTATGCGGTAGAAGCCTATGCTTCCCGCTTTCCGGACAGAGCGATTATCATCGTCGAGCCGGACGCCGATCGCTTTTTCGCGTCCCTCGCGCTCATCGATTGGACGGCGGTTTTCGCAAGTAAAGAATGTATCGCAGCCCTTGCCTGTCCGCCGCACACCGTCGTTGCATTTATCGAAAAGTACGGTGTTTCCCGCTGTGCGTTTTTTTCGGTGCCTTCGCAAACTTCTCACGCATCCGATTATTTCGATACGCTTCGAACCCTCGTCGAACGGAACAGACGCAAAGACGATATCAACGCCGCAACCCTCGAACGCTTTGCAAAACGCTGGCTTAAAAACAGCTGCAAAAATCTTAACAATTATGCGCTGAGGCGCGGAGTGTCGGCCTATGCGGGCAACGCGCGCGGTATTCCGTTTACGATCGTCGCGGCAGGCCCTTCTCTGGAAAGTACGCTCTCCTATCTTCCGGAAATCAAAAAGCGCAGCGTCGTCGTGTGTGTGGACACGGCACTCCGCGCCTGCCTCAGAGCGGGCGTCGAACCGGATTTTATCGTCATCGGAGATCCGCAGTACTACGCGTATCGCCACATAGCGGGATTGGCATCGAAGTCGAGCGTGCTCATTGCGGAAATCGCAGTGTACCCCTCGGTCTTTTCTTTTCCGTGCAGGAGCTTTGCGCTTTCGTCGTCTCTCTTTCCGATCGGTAAATGGTTCGAACGGCGGCTCGGCGAAAAAGGCGATTTGGGCGCAGGCGGTTCGGTCGCATCGGCGGCGTGGAATTTCGCGTATGCGGCGGGTGCGTCCGAAATCTACTGCTGCGGACTCGATTTCGCTTTTCCCGGAAAAAAGACGCACATCAGAGGCAGTATGTTCGAAGAGGGAACGCATGAAACTTCGGTGCGAACCCTTCCTGCGGAAACGCAAAACTTGCCGCTCCTTTTTTCGGCAGGCGCGGAGGAGGCGTGCGATTACGACGAAAAGCCCGTGCCGACCGATTCGCGCATGAAAATGTTCGCGTGGTGGTTTGAAAGCAGACTTGCTTCCTGTCCCGATGCGAAAACCTATACGTTCGCGCGATGCGGGATCGCGATTCCCGGCATTGCGCCCGTCGATGTGTGCTCGTTTTTGGAAAAGCCCGACATTACGGTACAAAAAGAAAAATTTATTAAAAAAAGCGAAGCATCGAAAAAAGCCTCTCCTCCGGATAAAGCGCGCTTCGAAGCCGCTCTCTCCGAATTTTTGCACGAAGTCGCGTCTTTTCGAAAAACCGCAGAAGAAGGAAAGCGGATATGCGAAAACGCGCTCGCGGACGGCGGTGTACGGCAAACGACGCTCCGCGCCCTCGCAGACATCGATACGGCGATCCTCAAAAGCGGCGTAAAGGACGCGGTTTCTCTTGCCTTGCAGAAAGGGAGATGCTTTGCCGGTCTTGGCGAAAGCGACGATAAAACAAAAGATGCGTTTCGGAAAAGTCTTTTGCGCTCGCACCTCGTCTACGAAGAACTCGAGCGCGCCGCATCCGAATGCGAAAAATATTTCCAATCGTTTCATTAA
- a CDS encoding HD domain-containing phosphohydrolase, with product MNTFELSLIKDGVSFDKDLLLDMLFVVEPAGVSISQAVITALADWEFNEVISEGNVNVDDFIATHIKAGTERSKTSESVLSSGIKRSLEDVRRMRTLENSEQARLAAVQNVYDEYMNYIDYVYTHYATHKQIDYASLAETVRSLCIFIRENRGYVLRITSSDDSAKKNFIVTHSMRSTVLAIAVGLQLHMSLSKLVELGSACMLHEIGMLRLPPQLYLSTKQLSSAERDEISKHPIIGFEIAKNLNFPVEVQFGILEHHERENGTGYPRNLTGDKISFYAKIIAVVCSFESIVAPRQYKTERSTFAAMVEMLKNENRQYDETVIKALLYSISLYPIGTYVYLSNGETAQVIDVNPDNPKNPIVQLLGKKDADGSPKTLQTDDNDIKIMRPLGKQELEDAMKSLTGCECISAQ from the coding sequence ATGAATACATTTGAATTGAGCCTTATAAAGGACGGTGTTTCATTCGATAAGGACTTGCTTCTCGATATGCTGTTTGTCGTCGAGCCGGCAGGAGTTTCGATTTCCCAAGCGGTGATTACGGCCCTTGCCGATTGGGAGTTCAATGAAGTTATCAGCGAAGGCAATGTAAACGTCGATGATTTTATAGCGACGCACATAAAGGCCGGAACGGAAAGATCGAAGACGTCTGAGTCGGTGCTCAGCAGCGGTATAAAGCGTTCTCTCGAAGATGTTCGCCGTATGCGTACGCTCGAAAACAGCGAACAGGCACGGCTTGCAGCGGTGCAAAATGTATACGACGAATACATGAATTATATCGATTATGTGTACACGCACTATGCGACGCATAAACAAATCGATTACGCGAGTTTGGCGGAAACGGTGCGGAGCTTGTGCATTTTTATCCGTGAAAACCGCGGTTATGTGTTGAGAATCACATCGTCTGACGATTCCGCCAAAAAAAATTTTATCGTTACGCATTCGATGCGTTCGACGGTGCTCGCGATTGCGGTCGGACTGCAGCTGCACATGAGCCTATCGAAGCTTGTCGAACTCGGTTCCGCATGTATGCTTCATGAAATCGGTATGCTGCGTCTGCCTCCGCAGCTGTATCTTTCGACAAAGCAATTGTCGTCGGCCGAGCGGGATGAGATATCGAAGCATCCGATCATCGGATTTGAAATCGCAAAAAATCTCAATTTTCCGGTAGAAGTGCAGTTCGGTATTCTCGAACACCATGAGCGCGAAAACGGTACGGGATATCCGAGAAATCTTACGGGCGATAAAATTTCTTTCTACGCGAAGATAATTGCAGTCGTGTGTTCGTTCGAATCGATCGTCGCTCCGCGTCAATATAAAACGGAACGCAGCACTTTTGCCGCGATGGTCGAAATGCTCAAAAACGAAAACCGCCAATACGACGAAACCGTTATCAAAGCGCTGTTGTACAGCATATCGCTTTATCCGATCGGTACGTATGTGTATCTTTCAAACGGAGAAACCGCGCAGGTTATCGATGTGAATCCCGACAATCCGAAAAATCCGATCGTACAGCTGCTCGGGAAAAAAGATGCGGACGGCTCTCCGAAAACGCTTCAGACGGACGACAACGATATAAAGATCATGCGGCCGCTCGGCAAGCAGGAACTTGAAGACGCGATGAAAAGTCTTACCGGATGCGAATGCATTTCCGCACAATAG
- a CDS encoding O-acetylhomoserine aminocarboxypropyltransferase/cysteine synthase family protein: MKIETKCLHSGYEPKNGEPCVMPIVQSTTYKFDSCDHVAALFDKPTEYIYSRMANPTCDAVEKKIADLEGGVASMLTSSGQAASLLSILNLCSAGDSFIASSAIYGGSTNLFCFTLKKLGIECIQVSAVADYDTILKAFKPNTKAVFGETLANPSLAVFDFETWAKAAHARNVPLIIDNTFATPILCRPFEWGADIVVHSTTKYMDGHAVQCGGVIVDGGNFDWEAAHKANGFFADFCEPDPSYHGLTYTKEFGKAAYIIKARTQLMRDFGCYPSAHSAFLLNLGLETMPLRMRQYCKNALTLAEHFQKSDKIASVTYPALAGDANHELAKKYLPDGTSGVIALGIKGGRAAAVRFVDALSLATDEVHVADIRTCVLHPASSTHRQLTDRQLAAAGIDGGMVRFSCGLENVEDIIADVDRALSAV, from the coding sequence ATGAAGATCGAAACGAAATGTCTGCATTCGGGATATGAGCCGAAAAACGGAGAGCCCTGCGTTATGCCGATCGTACAAAGCACGACGTATAAATTCGATTCGTGCGATCACGTTGCCGCTCTTTTCGACAAACCGACGGAATACATATATTCGCGGATGGCGAATCCGACCTGTGATGCCGTTGAAAAAAAGATTGCGGATCTTGAAGGCGGCGTCGCTTCGATGCTGACATCGAGCGGGCAGGCGGCTTCCCTGCTTTCGATTTTAAACCTGTGTTCGGCGGGCGACAGCTTTATCGCGAGTTCGGCGATTTACGGCGGTTCGACGAACCTCTTTTGCTTTACGCTCAAAAAGCTCGGCATCGAATGTATTCAAGTTTCCGCCGTCGCCGATTACGATACGATTCTCAAAGCGTTTAAACCGAATACGAAAGCGGTGTTCGGAGAAACGCTCGCCAATCCTTCGCTTGCGGTATTCGATTTCGAAACGTGGGCGAAAGCCGCTCACGCGCGGAACGTACCGCTCATCATCGACAATACTTTTGCGACGCCGATACTCTGCCGTCCTTTCGAATGGGGAGCGGACATCGTCGTTCACTCGACGACAAAATACATGGACGGTCATGCAGTCCAGTGCGGCGGTGTTATCGTAGACGGCGGCAATTTCGATTGGGAAGCGGCACACAAAGCGAACGGTTTTTTTGCGGATTTTTGCGAACCCGATCCGAGCTATCACGGGCTCACCTATACGAAGGAATTCGGAAAAGCTGCCTATATCATCAAAGCGCGGACGCAGCTTATGCGCGATTTCGGCTGCTACCCGTCGGCGCATTCGGCATTTTTATTGAATTTGGGGCTTGAAACGATGCCGCTTCGGATGAGGCAATATTGCAAAAACGCGCTCACGCTTGCAGAGCATTTTCAAAAAAGCGATAAAATCGCATCGGTGACCTATCCCGCACTCGCGGGTGACGCGAATCATGAGCTTGCAAAAAAATATTTACCCGACGGAACGAGCGGCGTCATCGCGCTCGGTATCAAAGGCGGTCGGGCGGCTGCGGTGCGTTTTGTGGATGCTCTTTCGCTTGCAACCGATGAAGTCCACGTCGCCGATATCCGCACCTGTGTGCTTCATCCGGCATCTTCGACGCACCGGCAGCTCACCGATCGACAGCTTGCGGCGGCGGGGATCGACGGCGGCATGGTACGCTTCAGCTGCGGCCTTGAAAACGTCGAAGACATCATCGCCGATGTCGACCGTGCGCTTTCGGCAGTATAA